In Cryptomeria japonica chromosome 10, Sugi_1.0, whole genome shotgun sequence, a genomic segment contains:
- the LOC131038564 gene encoding uncharacterized protein LOC131038564, with protein MAQKQEDSSHTVTMSRPLSQSEENWAKLTDQGTGIAACGIALKRYVEEIQITKALHELMDHYAIARARIVENNKGKLYLQVHNSPAKPTVKEKSWPNVDHSIFNPGVLELQNDDENHTLSLALNQIVCSEINIPFLNINKIAAPPLDVLEVHFYRNSSMPQTIIVIRIHSGACDRTSCCVMVKHFLTALNAIVEGRKPEFPDSPGKNELTSPMEDMIPKGKADKGFLTKGLDVLGYALDSKKYSLLPFNPEFTKMPNNGCFMSDIVTYNLGREGTNALYSACKKENTTLTAALASAYLQTASNIKELKEKKLNQFCFTGVLDCRPYFEPPLAENALGNYSAGILQGAQVKNDISFWDLARLISSKTEKEVRKHKHFSELPVLAMLVRQVMKHPSLTPNSSKRSGLFTLFFGEPGKIEWKDMDSLNVAGSLGPVASMHAVGPCFCACESMREGPDLCISFIFATPVFTKDQMHCFATSVFELLKSSSCF; from the exons ATGGCTCAAAAACAAGAAGATTCATCACATACTGTAACGATGTCTAGACCTCTTAGTCAATCGGAAGAGAACTGGGCAAAGTTAACTGATCAGGGAACTGGTATCGCAGCTTGTGGAATTGCTCTGAAGCGCTATGTTGAAGAAATACAGATAACCAAGGCTTTGCATGAGCTCATGGATCATTATGCTATAGCAAGAGCTCGAATTGTAGAGAATAACAAAGGCAAGCTTTATCTCCAGGTACATAATAGTCCAGCCAAACCAACGGTAAAGGAGAAATCATGGCCTAATGTAGATCACTCTATATTTAATCCAGGGGTTTTGGAACTTCAGAATGACGATGAAAATCATACTTTAAGCTTAGCATTGAATCAAATTGTCTGCTCTGAGAttaatattccattcctcaacataAACAAAATTGCAGCTCCTCCTCTGGATGTTCTAGAAGTTCACTTTTACAGGAATTCATCAATGCCACAGACAATTATTGTCATTAGAATCCATAGTGGTGCTTGTGATAGGACCTCTTGTTGTGTAATGGTGAAGCATTTTCTTACTGCTTTGAATGCAATCGTTGAAGGAAGAAAGCCTGAGTTTCCTGATAGTCCAggaaagaatgaactgacatcccCAATGGAAGATATGATACCTAAGGGCAAAGCGGATAAAGGCTTTTTAACCAAAGGTCTAGATGTTCTAGGATATGCTTTAGACTCTAAGAAGTACTCTCTGCTGCCATTCAATCCAGAATTTACAAAAATGCCCAATAATGGTTGCTTCATGTCTGATATTGTCACATATAACCTCGGAAGAGAAG GAACCAATGCTCTCTATTCTGCATGCAAGAAAGAAAACACTACCCTTACTGCAGCCCTTGCTTCAGCATACTTGCAAACAGCTTCTAACATCAaggaattgaaagagaagaaattgAATCAGTTTTGCTTCACAGG TGTGCTAGACTGCAGACCTTACTTTGAACCTCCATTAGCAGAAAATGCTCTTGGAAACTACTCTGCAGGGATACTCCAAGGAGCCCAAGTAAAGAATGATATATCATTTTGGGATCTAGCACGTTTAATTTCATCAAAAACAGAGAAAGAAGTCAGAAAACATAAACACTTCTCTGAGCTACCAGTCTTGGCCATGCTTGTTAGACAG GTCATGAAACATCCTAGCTTGACTCCTAACTCCTCAAAGAGATCTGGGTTATTCACACTGTTCTTCGGAGAGCCAGGCAAGATAGAGTGGAAAGATATGGATTCTCTGAATGTAGCAGGTAGCTTGGGACCTGTAGCAAGCATGCATGCAGTGGGTCCTTGCTTTTGTGCCTGCGAATCTATGAGGGAAGGCCCTGATCTATGCATCTCCTTCATATTTGCTACACCTGTGTTCACCAAGGACCAAATGCATTGCTTTGCAACCTCTGTTTTTGAATTGCTGAAATCATCAAGCTGTTTCTAA